In the Burkholderia glumae LMG 2196 = ATCC 33617 genome, one interval contains:
- a CDS encoding NAD-dependent succinate-semialdehyde dehydrogenase has product MAYATINPYTGEVVKTFASATDVEVMRAIGSAHEAFLGWRDTPFPVRAAVLRKAAELLRRDRDAYARLLTLEMGKLYGEAKAEVELSARIFDYYAEHAAALLAPRRLAVADPAEGRAEIVYEPLGVLLAIEPWNFPYYQIARIIAPQLSAGNTMLLKHASNVPQCAAAFEQLMREAGLPEGAFINLYATRSQVGLIIRDARVQGVALTGSEDAGSTVAAMAGTALKKSTMELGGADAFVVLDDADLEKTVKWAVFGRHWNGGQVCVSSKRMIVVDAVYDAFLERYRQGVAELRCGDPFHPETTLAPLSSRAAADEVKLKIQQAVAHGAKAETVGAPVPTQGAFVQPTILTGILEDNPARYWEFFGPVSMLFRARDEAHAIQIANDSPFGLGGSVFTRDVERGARVARQISTGMVFVNHPTKVEADLPFGGVRRSGYGRELLDLGLKEFVNHKLIDIVDIDARF; this is encoded by the coding sequence ATGGCTTACGCGACGATCAACCCCTATACCGGGGAAGTAGTGAAGACGTTTGCCTCGGCAACCGATGTCGAGGTCATGCGCGCCATCGGCAGCGCGCACGAGGCATTCCTGGGCTGGCGCGACACGCCGTTCCCGGTCCGGGCCGCGGTGCTCCGCAAAGCGGCGGAGCTGCTGCGCCGGGACCGCGATGCCTATGCGCGCCTGTTGACGCTCGAGATGGGAAAGCTCTATGGCGAAGCGAAGGCGGAGGTCGAATTGTCGGCCCGCATTTTCGACTACTACGCCGAGCATGCCGCCGCACTGCTCGCGCCGAGACGGCTTGCCGTGGCGGACCCCGCGGAAGGGCGGGCGGAGATCGTCTACGAGCCGCTCGGCGTGCTGCTCGCGATCGAACCGTGGAATTTTCCTTACTACCAGATTGCCCGCATTATTGCGCCGCAGCTTTCGGCCGGCAACACGATGCTGCTCAAGCATGCCTCGAACGTTCCGCAGTGCGCGGCGGCGTTCGAGCAGCTGATGCGCGAGGCCGGCCTTCCGGAAGGCGCCTTCATCAATCTCTACGCCACCCGCAGCCAGGTGGGCCTCATCATCCGCGACGCGCGCGTGCAGGGGGTGGCCTTGACGGGCTCCGAGGACGCCGGCTCGACGGTTGCCGCCATGGCCGGCACCGCGCTCAAGAAATCGACCATGGAGCTGGGCGGTGCGGATGCGTTCGTCGTGCTCGACGATGCCGATCTGGAAAAAACGGTGAAGTGGGCGGTGTTCGGCCGGCACTGGAACGGCGGACAGGTCTGCGTGTCGTCGAAGCGGATGATCGTGGTGGACGCCGTGTACGACGCTTTTCTCGAACGTTACCGGCAAGGCGTGGCCGAACTCCGGTGCGGCGACCCGTTCCATCCCGAGACGACGCTGGCTCCGCTTTCCTCGCGCGCGGCCGCCGACGAGGTCAAGCTGAAGATTCAGCAGGCGGTGGCGCACGGCGCGAAGGCGGAAACAGTGGGCGCGCCGGTGCCGACGCAGGGCGCCTTCGTCCAGCCGACCATCCTGACCGGGATTCTCGAGGACAACCCGGCGCGCTACTGGGAGTTTTTCGGGCCGGTGTCGATGCTGTTCCGGGCCAGGGACGAAGCGCATGCCATCCAGATCGCCAACGATTCGCCGTTCGGTCTCGGCGGCTCGGTCTTCACGCGGGATGTCGAGCGCGGCGCGCGGGTGGCGCGGCAGATCTCGACGGGCATGGTATTCGTCAATCACCCCACCAAGGTGGAGGCCGATCTGCCTTTCGGCGGGGTTCGCCGTTCCGGCTACGGCCGGGAACTGCTCGATCTCGGACTCAAGGAGTTCGTCAATCACAAGCTCATCGATATCGTCGATATCGACGCCCGTTTCTAA
- the adhP gene encoding alcohol dehydrogenase AdhP encodes MSKTMKAAVVREFGKPLAIEEVPVPVPGPGQILVRIAATGVCHTDLHAAEGDWPVKPKPPFIPGHEGVGHVVGVGAGVRHVREGDRVGVPWLYATCGHCVHCLGGWETLCESQQNTGYSVNGSFAEYVVADPNFVGHLPANLPFVDVAPILCAGVTVYKGLKVTDTKPDDWVVISGIGGLGHLAVQYARAMGLNVIAVDIDDEKLELAKRLGAALAVNAKREDPVQFVRSAVGGARGVLVTAVSRSAFAQAMGMVGRGGTVSLNGLPPGDFPLSIFDTVLNGVTVRGSIVGTRLDLQEALNFAGEGKVAATVSTAKLEDINDIFSKMHQGDIQGRMVIDFSA; translated from the coding sequence ATGTCCAAGACGATGAAGGCCGCAGTGGTGCGTGAATTCGGCAAACCGCTCGCGATCGAGGAAGTGCCCGTACCGGTGCCGGGGCCCGGCCAGATCCTGGTGAGGATCGCGGCCACCGGCGTGTGCCATACCGATCTGCACGCCGCCGAGGGCGACTGGCCGGTCAAGCCGAAGCCGCCGTTCATTCCCGGCCACGAGGGCGTCGGCCACGTCGTCGGCGTGGGCGCGGGCGTCAGGCATGTGCGCGAGGGCGACCGCGTCGGCGTGCCGTGGCTCTACGCCACCTGCGGCCACTGCGTACACTGCCTCGGCGGCTGGGAAACCTTGTGCGAATCCCAGCAGAACACCGGTTATTCGGTGAACGGCAGCTTCGCGGAATACGTGGTCGCCGATCCGAACTTCGTCGGGCACCTTCCGGCCAACCTGCCCTTCGTCGACGTCGCGCCGATCCTGTGTGCCGGCGTGACCGTCTACAAAGGATTGAAGGTCACCGACACCAAGCCGGACGATTGGGTGGTGATCTCCGGAATCGGCGGCCTGGGGCATCTCGCGGTGCAATACGCCAGGGCGATGGGCCTGAACGTCATCGCGGTCGACATCGACGACGAGAAGCTCGAGCTGGCGAAACGGCTTGGCGCCGCCCTGGCCGTCAATGCCAAGCGCGAGGACCCCGTGCAGTTCGTGCGGTCCGCCGTGGGCGGCGCGCGCGGCGTGCTCGTCACCGCGGTCTCGCGATCCGCGTTTGCCCAGGCGATGGGGATGGTCGGCCGAGGCGGCACGGTGTCGTTGAATGGTCTGCCGCCCGGCGATTTCCCCCTGTCCATCTTCGATACCGTGCTCAACGGCGTGACCGTTCGCGGCTCGATTGTGGGGACGCGCCTGGACCTTCAGGAGGCGCTCAACTTTGCCGGAGAAGGCAAGGTGGCGGCGACGGTCAGCACCGCGAAGCTCGAGGATATCAACGACATCTTCTCGAAGATGCATCAGGGCGATATCCAGGGCCGCATGGTGATCGACTTTTCCGCCTGA
- the phaZ gene encoding polyhydroxyalkanoate depolymerase, which yields MWYDLIEQQARWWRAWRAATAWTGALGDATAAACCADLLEPMLGWQDGMPPFEIDTIVLKGRAVGIDSTVAACMPFCALRRFARRNARRAILLCVPLAGHAAVMMRDTVEALLEDGDVFVTEWANARDVPLDAGRFGLDEYVAMLDGFVGWLLTGTRPVHVVAVCQAAVPGLGAIALRAQRGAPIPASLTLIGGPLDARIHPSALGIAACSHSLAWCDSNLIDVVPQGFAGRGRKVFPAYLQRAEIAFVYPHRYLEMAQRCRSAASSGDARAYEGARRALNEYAALLDMPAEYFLDTVDSVFQRASLAQGDWRVGGVRVDPTALCDLDLLTVEGGRDSVTGAGQTHAALAMCGGRPGRQRMRLDVEDCDHYGLFTGPRWRGEVHHALRARFAHAELARAARAVPDPLDRPIDADSSGIGRSCAR from the coding sequence ATGTGGTACGACCTGATCGAACAGCAAGCCCGCTGGTGGCGCGCATGGCGCGCGGCGACGGCGTGGACCGGCGCCCTCGGCGACGCGACGGCGGCGGCCTGCTGCGCCGACCTGCTCGAACCGATGCTGGGCTGGCAGGACGGCATGCCGCCGTTCGAGATCGATACGATCGTGCTGAAGGGACGCGCCGTCGGCATCGACAGCACGGTCGCGGCATGCATGCCGTTTTGCGCGCTGCGCCGCTTCGCCCGGCGCAACGCGCGGCGCGCGATCCTGCTGTGCGTGCCGCTGGCCGGCCATGCCGCGGTGATGATGCGGGACACCGTCGAGGCGCTCCTGGAGGATGGCGACGTGTTCGTCACCGAATGGGCCAACGCGCGCGACGTGCCGCTCGATGCGGGCCGCTTCGGTCTCGACGAGTACGTCGCGATGCTGGATGGCTTCGTGGGCTGGCTGCTGACCGGCACCCGGCCGGTGCACGTGGTCGCCGTCTGCCAGGCGGCGGTCCCCGGCCTGGGCGCGATCGCGCTGCGGGCCCAGCGCGGCGCCCCGATACCGGCCAGCCTCACCCTGATCGGCGGCCCGCTCGACGCACGCATCCATCCAAGCGCGCTCGGCATCGCGGCCTGCTCGCATTCGCTGGCGTGGTGCGACAGCAACCTGATCGACGTGGTGCCGCAAGGGTTTGCCGGCCGGGGCAGAAAGGTGTTTCCGGCATATCTCCAGCGCGCGGAGATCGCCTTCGTCTACCCGCATCGCTACCTCGAGATGGCGCAGCGCTGCCGGTCGGCCGCCTCGAGCGGCGACGCCCGCGCCTACGAGGGCGCACGGCGGGCACTGAACGAATATGCGGCCTTGCTGGACATGCCAGCCGAGTATTTCCTCGATACCGTCGATTCGGTATTCCAGCGCGCCAGCCTCGCGCAGGGCGACTGGCGGGTAGGCGGCGTGCGCGTCGATCCCACGGCCCTGTGCGATCTCGACCTGCTGACCGTGGAGGGCGGCCGCGACAGCGTCACCGGCGCCGGCCAGACCCATGCCGCGCTGGCGATGTGCGGCGGTCGGCCCGGCCGGCAACGCATGCGCCTCGACGTCGAGGACTGCGATCATTACGGCTTGTTCACCGGCCCGCGCTGGCGCGGTGAGGTCCATCACGCGCTGCGGGCGAGGTTCGCGCACGCCGAACTCGCGCGGGCCGCTCGAGCGGTGCCGGATCCGCTCGACCGCCCCATTGACGCCGATTCATCGGGAATCGGCCGCTCGTGCGCGCGGTGA
- a CDS encoding flavodoxin family protein, producing the protein MTTSSRRALVLFYSRSETTARLARQLADELGADCERLHEIDEQRRAGPVGYLRSLVHVLAGRSADLLPTLSTIAAYQLVVIGTPVWAGRVCTPVATWLARHGRDARATALFCTMGASGDAAVFAQMQALIGQRPLGSCAFLSRDVRRDAVHDKLTRFARTITDRLAERQWQAHAP; encoded by the coding sequence ATGACGACCTCATCCCGACGCGCGCTGGTGCTGTTCTACTCACGCAGCGAAACCACCGCCCGGCTGGCTCGGCAGCTTGCCGACGAACTCGGTGCCGATTGCGAGCGCCTGCACGAAATCGACGAGCAGCGCCGGGCCGGCCCGGTTGGCTATCTGCGCTCGCTGGTGCACGTGCTGGCGGGACGATCCGCCGATCTTCTGCCGACGCTCAGCACCATCGCGGCCTATCAGCTGGTCGTGATCGGCACGCCGGTATGGGCCGGGCGCGTCTGCACCCCGGTGGCGACCTGGCTGGCCCGGCACGGCCGCGACGCGCGCGCAACCGCGCTGTTCTGCACCATGGGCGCAAGCGGCGACGCCGCGGTGTTCGCGCAGATGCAGGCGCTGATCGGTCAGCGGCCGCTCGGCAGCTGTGCTTTCCTTTCGCGCGACGTCCGGCGCGACGCGGTTCACGACAAGCTGACGCGCTTCGCCCGCACCATCACGGACCGGCTTGCCGAGCGGCAATGGCAGGCGCATGCGCCGTGA
- a CDS encoding BON domain-containing protein, which produces MKTDIQLKKDIESELAWDPSIDAARIGVAVHDRIVTLSGEVPSYLGKITLRKAVERIAEVRGVVLDLTVRTAGRAQRTDADIAAAARAVLAWDAALGEQAVHVTVERGRVTLSGDVDGAHQMQAAERAVERLSGVTHVNNEIRVRRHPAQSDVAAKIAAAMTRHAADVAGKVAVTIQDGRVTLTGRVDSLRELQLARNAAWSAPGVREVVDQLSVA; this is translated from the coding sequence ATGAAGACCGACATCCAGCTGAAGAAGGACATCGAGAGCGAACTCGCGTGGGACCCGTCGATCGACGCGGCGCGTATCGGCGTCGCGGTCCATGACCGGATCGTCACGCTCAGCGGCGAGGTGCCGAGCTACCTGGGGAAGATCACGCTGCGCAAGGCGGTCGAGCGGATCGCAGAGGTCCGCGGCGTGGTGCTTGACCTCACGGTGCGGACTGCGGGCAGGGCGCAGCGCACGGACGCGGATATCGCGGCCGCGGCGCGAGCGGTGCTGGCGTGGGATGCGGCGCTCGGCGAGCAGGCGGTGCACGTCACGGTGGAGCGCGGCCGCGTGACGCTATCGGGCGACGTCGACGGGGCGCACCAGATGCAGGCCGCTGAGCGCGCCGTCGAACGCTTGAGCGGCGTCACCCACGTCAACAACGAGATCCGGGTGCGCCGGCATCCGGCGCAGAGCGATGTCGCGGCCAAGATCGCCGCGGCCATGACCCGCCACGCGGCGGACGTGGCCGGCAAGGTCGCCGTCACGATCCAGGACGGCCGCGTGACGCTGACGGGGCGGGTGGATTCGCTGCGCGAGCTGCAACTCGCCCGCAACGCGGCATGGTCGGCCCCCGGCGTGCGCGAGGTGGTTGATCAGCTGAGCGTCGCCTGA
- a CDS encoding Hsp20/alpha crystallin family protein — MNESHHKPSNGVPADPVERGALTRSLRHPLETLRREIDRVFDDFDPAARLSAIRRSLLDVEPFWHRDGNGASAPAVDLSETEQAYEITAELPGMNKRDIAVTLASGGLSIRGEKQEDKEEKNKDYYMRERRFGTFERYFPMPEGVDLDKIAASFDKGVLKVTLPKTAEACRAAKRIEIKAG, encoded by the coding sequence ATGAACGAATCCCACCACAAGCCATCGAACGGCGTACCCGCCGATCCCGTCGAGCGTGGCGCGCTCACGCGTTCGTTGCGTCATCCGCTCGAGACCCTGCGCCGCGAAATCGACCGCGTTTTCGACGATTTCGATCCGGCCGCGCGGCTGTCGGCGATCCGCCGCTCGCTGCTCGATGTCGAGCCGTTCTGGCATCGCGACGGAAACGGCGCGTCGGCCCCGGCCGTGGACCTGTCCGAGACCGAGCAGGCCTACGAGATCACGGCCGAGTTGCCCGGCATGAACAAGCGGGACATCGCGGTCACGCTCGCGAGCGGCGGCCTGTCGATTCGCGGCGAGAAGCAGGAGGACAAGGAGGAGAAAAACAAGGACTACTACATGCGCGAACGGCGTTTCGGCACCTTCGAGCGGTATTTTCCGATGCCCGAAGGCGTGGACCTCGACAAGATCGCCGCGTCCTTCGACAAGGGCGTGCTGAAGGTGACGCTGCCGAAGACTGCCGAGGCGTGCCGGGCCGCCAAGCGCATCGAGATCAAGGCCGGCTGA
- a CDS encoding AAA family ATPase — MPHPPYLPFALGRGPARQAERRIDRALRRPSTYPHPAGRIERIETHLSVVYLAGRYAYKRLKPVRLPFVDLARAAQRRRCALAGYRLNQRLAGPLYLGVWTLLARGRRCAFGRSARPGRHRTASPAGEYVVRMRRFDADALLSARCAHQAEAPADAQALAIALARDHRQAPRCREGDAARAAAQCRSLLDEPDATVPDEAALRAWYAGELDRIEAALLRRHAEGFVRVCHGDLHLDNIVRWRQRVLMFDCIEFDERLRRIDVASDLAFALMDYCAHGRGDCAHRLLSVWLAGTGDYAALAVLPGYFVYRALVCALTARLRGEHAARARYLRIAASMAQSRRAARPRLLLCHGFSGSGKSAASSVLAGMLGAIRLSSDVERKRMAGVAQAVRLPPPAYSETAIDAVYQRLLEQAASVLASAQTAIVDASFLRRRHRAAFLALAERLGAEAAILDFDASRETLAARLRARARLARDPSDADTAVLARQCLQAEPLEPAEAALAIRFDTGCDAGAYLCRRFWQPLFAALPINGAGDSPIRAGAADPPAEHAHGAGTRRCAACGPLGVAAAQA, encoded by the coding sequence ATGCCGCACCCGCCCTACCTGCCGTTCGCCCTCGGCCGCGGCCCGGCCCGGCAGGCCGAGCGGCGGATCGATCGCGCGCTGCGCCGTCCGTCCACCTATCCCCATCCGGCCGGCCGGATCGAGCGAATCGAGACCCATCTTTCGGTGGTTTACCTGGCCGGCCGGTATGCCTACAAGCGCCTCAAGCCGGTGCGCCTGCCCTTCGTCGATCTGGCCCGCGCAGCACAGCGGCGTCGCTGCGCGCTGGCCGGATACCGGCTCAACCAGCGTCTGGCCGGCCCGCTGTATCTCGGCGTCTGGACGCTCCTGGCACGCGGCCGCCGCTGCGCATTCGGCCGCTCGGCCCGCCCCGGCCGGCACCGGACGGCAAGCCCAGCGGGCGAATATGTGGTGCGCATGCGCCGCTTCGATGCCGACGCCCTGCTGTCGGCGCGCTGCGCCCACCAGGCCGAGGCGCCGGCGGACGCCCAGGCCCTGGCGATCGCGCTGGCGCGGGACCATCGCCAGGCGCCGCGCTGCCGCGAGGGGGACGCCGCCCGGGCGGCCGCGCAGTGCCGGTCCCTGCTCGACGAACCGGACGCGACGGTGCCGGACGAAGCCGCGCTGCGGGCCTGGTACGCGGGCGAGCTGGATCGCATCGAGGCCGCATTGCTGCGTCGTCACGCCGAGGGTTTCGTGCGCGTCTGCCACGGCGACCTGCATCTGGACAACATCGTCCGCTGGCGGCAGCGCGTCCTGATGTTCGACTGCATCGAATTCGACGAACGCCTGCGCCGGATCGACGTCGCGAGCGACCTCGCCTTCGCGTTGATGGACTACTGCGCGCACGGGCGGGGAGACTGCGCGCATCGCCTGCTGTCGGTCTGGCTCGCTGGCACCGGGGACTACGCGGCCCTGGCCGTGCTGCCCGGCTATTTCGTCTATCGCGCGCTGGTCTGCGCGCTCACCGCCCGCCTGCGCGGCGAGCACGCCGCGCGCGCACGCTACCTGCGCATCGCCGCGAGCATGGCGCAATCGCGGCGCGCCGCCCGGCCGCGCCTGCTGCTCTGCCACGGCTTTTCGGGCTCGGGAAAATCGGCGGCCAGCAGTGTGCTGGCCGGGATGCTCGGCGCGATCCGTCTATCCAGCGACGTCGAACGCAAGCGCATGGCGGGCGTGGCGCAAGCCGTGCGGCTGCCGCCCCCGGCCTATTCGGAGACCGCGATCGACGCCGTCTATCAGCGCCTGCTCGAGCAGGCGGCCAGCGTTCTCGCCAGCGCCCAGACGGCGATCGTCGATGCGAGCTTCCTGCGCCGGCGGCACCGCGCCGCCTTCCTGGCGCTGGCCGAGCGCCTCGGCGCCGAGGCCGCGATCCTCGACTTCGACGCCAGCCGGGAAACGCTCGCCGCGCGCCTGCGTGCCAGGGCAAGGCTGGCCCGCGACCCGTCGGACGCGGACACGGCGGTGCTGGCTCGACAATGCTTGCAAGCCGAGCCGCTCGAACCCGCCGAGGCGGCACTCGCGATCCGCTTCGATACCGGCTGCGATGCCGGCGCCTACCTCTGCCGCCGCTTCTGGCAGCCGCTGTTCGCGGCGCTGCCCATCAACGGCGCGGGCGACTCGCCGATCCGGGCCGGCGCAGCGGACCCGCCCGCCGAGCATGCGCACGGCGCCGGCACGAGGCGCTGCGCGGCTTGCGGGCCGCTCGGCGTGGCTGCCGCGCAGGCCTGA
- a CDS encoding c-type cytochrome produces MRLTWPPALALLVMLATNSPARPVEPEPTELVDSQHCMFCHTPDMPFLAPSFHQIAQRYRDVPHAEAQLAIKLRLGGRAHWGDTPMPTAGERGGPLSPAQARRLARWVLGQ; encoded by the coding sequence ATGAGGCTCACCTGGCCGCCCGCCCTCGCCCTGCTGGTCATGCTGGCGACGAACAGCCCTGCCCGGCCGGTGGAGCCCGAACCGACGGAACTGGTCGATTCGCAGCACTGCATGTTCTGCCATACGCCGGACATGCCGTTTCTCGCCCCGTCCTTCCATCAGATTGCGCAACGGTACCGCGACGTGCCGCATGCCGAGGCGCAGCTGGCCATCAAGCTGCGCCTGGGCGGGCGCGCGCACTGGGGAGACACGCCGATGCCGACGGCCGGCGAGCGCGGCGGCCCGCTCTCGCCGGCGCAGGCGCGCCGCCTCGCGCGCTGGGTGCTGGGCCAGTGA
- a CDS encoding Acg family FMN-binding oxidoreductase, whose product MTSPTSPAASARLDSQLGLLLRYATLAPSSHNSQPWHFVLNDNTIALCADRMRALAVIDPYDRELIISCGAALLNLRVALSRAGLAYTISPFPSEVDPDLLALVRVCNDGYIDTALAALADAIPKRVTTRAAFEPEAVPQALQQVLTSAVIAEGAGAVTVDSIAQRRQIAELVAEADHQQFRDPRFRRELASWIDPRRHLDGMPAFAAGVPSLLDFAAPLVTSAVRTFDLGNGLAALHHQLVDASPLIVCITTANDDREAWLAAGQALERMLLAATDAGYTASYLNQPIETSGPRAALCRLLGLHGTPQLLLRIGRGPQLPHSPRRPLQDVVS is encoded by the coding sequence ATGACCTCGCCTACCTCACCCGCGGCCAGCGCGCGCCTGGACAGCCAGTTGGGCCTGCTGCTGCGTTACGCGACGCTGGCCCCGTCGAGCCACAACTCCCAGCCGTGGCACTTCGTCCTCAACGACAACACGATCGCGCTGTGCGCCGACCGCATGCGCGCGCTGGCCGTGATCGACCCCTACGACCGCGAGCTGATCATCAGTTGCGGGGCGGCGCTGCTCAACCTGCGCGTCGCGCTCAGCCGGGCCGGGCTCGCCTACACCATCAGTCCGTTTCCCTCCGAGGTCGATCCCGATCTGCTCGCGCTGGTGCGCGTGTGCAACGACGGCTACATCGACACGGCGCTCGCCGCGCTCGCCGATGCCATCCCGAAACGCGTCACGACCCGCGCCGCGTTCGAGCCCGAGGCGGTTCCGCAGGCGCTGCAGCAGGTCCTGACGTCGGCCGTCATCGCCGAAGGCGCCGGCGCCGTCACGGTCGACTCGATCGCGCAGCGCAGGCAGATCGCCGAGCTGGTCGCCGAGGCCGATCACCAGCAGTTCCGCGATCCGCGCTTCCGTCGCGAGCTGGCCAGCTGGATCGACCCGCGCCGCCATCTGGACGGCATGCCGGCGTTCGCGGCCGGGGTGCCGTCCCTGCTCGACTTCGCCGCGCCGCTGGTGACCAGCGCGGTACGGACTTTCGATCTCGGCAACGGCCTGGCGGCGCTGCATCACCAACTGGTGGACGCGTCGCCGCTGATCGTCTGCATCACCACCGCGAACGACGACCGCGAGGCCTGGCTGGCCGCCGGCCAGGCCCTGGAGCGGATGCTGCTCGCCGCCACCGACGCCGGCTATACGGCCTCCTACCTGAACCAGCCGATCGAGACGAGCGGCCCGCGGGCCGCGCTATGCCGTCTGCTCGGCCTGCACGGCACCCCGCAATTGCTGCTGCGGATCGGCCGCGGCCCGCAGCTGCCTCACTCGCCGCGCCGCCCGCTGCAGGACGTGGTGTCGTGA
- a CDS encoding zinc-dependent alcohol dehydrogenase family protein: MLAMQFDGTRPSLREVRVPDPRPAAGQLLLDVRACGVCRTDLHIIDGELADPKRPLIPGHEIVGTVSALGEGVTGFAVGERVGVPWLGQTCGVCPYCRSARENLCDAPRFTGYTIDGGYAERAVADHRYCVHLPARYSDLEAAPLLCAGLIGYRSLRMAGDARRIGIYGFGAAAHLVCQIARAEGRRVFALVRPGDLAARRLALSLGAVWAGGSDEAPPEPLDAALIFAPVGALIPTALRMLVKGGIVVCGGIHMSEIPAFPYALLWGERRLASVANLTRADAVAFMRTAEAIPLRVQASAYRLSDANRALDDLRQGRVSGAAVLTLPG, translated from the coding sequence ATGCTTGCGATGCAATTCGACGGCACGCGGCCGAGCCTGCGCGAGGTGCGCGTGCCCGACCCGCGGCCGGCAGCGGGGCAGTTGCTCCTCGACGTGCGCGCCTGCGGCGTCTGCCGCACCGATCTGCACATCATCGACGGCGAACTGGCGGATCCGAAGCGGCCGCTGATTCCCGGGCATGAAATCGTCGGCACGGTGAGCGCGCTGGGCGAGGGCGTGACCGGGTTCGCCGTCGGCGAGCGGGTCGGCGTGCCATGGCTCGGCCAGACCTGTGGCGTGTGCCCCTATTGCCGCTCGGCACGGGAAAATCTGTGCGATGCGCCGCGCTTCACCGGCTATACGATCGACGGCGGCTACGCCGAGCGCGCCGTCGCCGACCATCGCTACTGCGTCCATCTGCCGGCGCGCTATTCCGACCTGGAGGCCGCGCCGCTGCTCTGTGCCGGCCTGATCGGCTATCGCAGCCTGCGCATGGCGGGCGATGCGCGGCGCATCGGCATCTACGGGTTCGGCGCGGCGGCCCACCTGGTCTGCCAGATCGCCCGGGCCGAGGGGCGGCGGGTGTTCGCCCTCGTCCGGCCCGGCGATCTGGCCGCCAGGCGGCTGGCCTTGTCGCTCGGCGCGGTGTGGGCGGGCGGCAGCGACGAGGCGCCGCCGGAGCCGCTCGACGCCGCGCTGATCTTCGCCCCCGTGGGCGCCTTGATTCCGACCGCGCTGCGCATGCTCGTCAAGGGCGGAATCGTGGTGTGCGGCGGGATCCACATGAGCGAGATCCCGGCGTTTCCCTATGCCTTGCTGTGGGGCGAGCGCCGTCTCGCCTCGGTCGCCAATCTGACCCGCGCGGATGCCGTCGCGTTCATGCGCACCGCCGAGGCGATACCGCTGCGCGTGCAGGCCTCGGCCTACCGCCTGAGCGATGCGAATCGCGCGCTCGACGATCTGCGCCAGGGGCGGGTGTCGGGCGCAGCCGTGCTGACCCTGCCGGGCTGA
- a CDS encoding universal stress protein, whose translation MYERIFAALDDSRGAWLALAQAIALARASGGTVEARYVVPDAPRLIDFDSGYVDRLEPHRPTPDRAATVTAAAQAALRRSGVRGSALAIEAGGEDVSAVLARAAIECDADLIVMGTRGRRGWRRMLLGSIAESLVRVAGRPVLVVRELPAR comes from the coding sequence ATGTACGAACGTATCTTTGCCGCATTGGACGACAGCCGCGGTGCGTGGCTCGCGCTCGCGCAGGCGATCGCGCTGGCGCGGGCATCGGGGGGCACGGTCGAGGCGAGGTATGTGGTGCCGGACGCGCCGCGGCTGATCGATTTCGACAGCGGCTACGTCGACCGGCTCGAGCCGCACCGGCCCACGCCGGACCGCGCCGCGACCGTGACCGCCGCAGCGCAGGCGGCGCTGCGGCGCAGTGGAGTGCGCGGCAGCGCGTTGGCGATCGAGGCGGGTGGCGAGGACGTCTCGGCGGTGCTGGCGCGCGCGGCCATCGAATGCGACGCCGACCTGATCGTGATGGGCACCCGCGGCCGCCGCGGCTGGCGCAGGATGCTGCTCGGCAGCATCGCCGAATCGCTGGTGCGCGTCGCCGGCCGGCCGGTGCTGGTGGTGCGGGAGCTGCCGGCGCGCTGA